From Methanococcus maripaludis, the proteins below share one genomic window:
- a CDS encoding WYL domain-containing protein: protein MRYALKSAIKCKKTVTFKYEGLPRVVEPHMIAITDTGKWILKAFQTWTFDSRNRPDWKFFSIPNIKDIIVMNKSFESKRDFEKNQFYIDKIIMQV, encoded by the coding sequence TTGAGGTATGCTTTAAAATCGGCAATAAAATGTAAAAAAACAGTTACTTTTAAGTACGAGGGTCTGCCAAGAGTAGTTGAACCGCATATGATTGCAATAACCGATACTGGAAAATGGATTTTAAAAGCATTTCAAACATGGACCTTTGATTCAAGAAATCGGCCTGATTGGAAGTTTTTTTCAATTCCAAATATCAAAGATATAATTGTGATGAACAAATCTTTTGAATCTAAAAGAGATTTTGAAAAAAACCAGTTTTACATTGATAAAATAATAATGCAAGTTTAA